The genomic region TGCTAAGATCAAACGGACAGAGCTAAATTTTCCGGGACTCAACAGCACAATTCTTGCTTCATTATTTTTTAAAAAGGAATGGAAGAATTCGGGTCGTTGTTTTTGTATTTTTCATAGTTCTGAAATTCAAAAATCAAAGAGACTTTGCAGCATAACATTGTAGTACGAGGGGCTCGCGAACATAACCTCAAAAATATTGATATCGATATTCCCCGTGATCAGCTTGTGGTCATAACCGGGCTTTCCGGATCGGGGAAATCATCACTGGCTTTTGATACTATTTACGCCGAAGGTCAGCGGCGATTCCTGGAATCTCTTTCTGCTTATGCCCGTCAATTTCTGGGAATGATGGAACGGCCGGCCGTAGATTTTATCGATGGCTTGTCACCTGTTATTTCCATCGATCAAAAAACTACTAACCGAAATCCACGCTCTACGGTGGGAACCGTAACCGAAATTTATGATTTCCTTCGATTACTTTATGCCCGGGTTGGAATTCCATATTCCTACAAAACCGGAAATAAAATGGAAAAACAATCAGCGGATCAGGTAGTACAGACTATCATGGATATGCCGGAAGGAACCAAGGCCTATTGTCTGGCTCCGGTGGTTCGCGGGAGAAAAGGACACTATCGTGAACTCTTTGAGCAAACCATCAAACAAGGCTTTGTAAGTGCCCGAATTGACGGAGAGTTTCATGACCTGGAAAAAGACATGAAACTGGATCGATACAAAACCCACAACATTGAAGTGGTAGTAGACCGTTTTGTAATCTCTCCAAAAAGTGAAAAACGTATTGCTGAAAGCATTCGCCTGGCCCTAGAAATGGCTGACGGGAATGTAATTCTTGCCATTAAAGACGGAGATGAGATCAAGGACAAGCTCTACTCACAAAACCTTTTTGATCCGGAAAGCGGGGTGGCATATGAAGATCCTGCCCCCAATCTTTTTTCATTTAATTCACCCTACGGAAATTGCCCAAAATGTGAAGGACTGGGATATACTTATGATGTAAGCTGGGAATTGCTGGTTCCCAATAAAGAACAAACTATAGAAGAGGGCGGAATTCGCTTCCTTGGTGCACCTAGAGATATTTTCGTATTCAAACAGCTTAAGGCTATTCTTAACTCCTTTGATCTGGATTTTGAAACTCCGCTTAAGGATTTTCCCGATGAAGCCTTGAATATCATTTTACACGGTAGCGGTGATAAAAAATATTCTGTCAGCTACGATTTCAAAGACAACTCCGTAACCTACAAGCATAAGTTTGAAGGACTTCGAAATACTATTATAGACCAATATCATAACAGCAAATCTAATAAGCAGCGGGACAAGGCAAAAGCCTTCATGGATAAAGTGACATGTCCTGAATGCAACGGCGGACGCTTAAACAAAGAAGCCCTATCCTACAAAATTGACGGGTATAATATTCACGATCTTGTCCAAAAAGACATTCAACAGCTAAGAGATACACTTTACGGCATCAACCTGACCGAAAGACAACAAACGATCGGCAATCAGGTGCTGAAGGAAATCCGTGACCGTTTGGACTTTCTGCTGAATGTAGGACTGAATTACCTAAGCTTAGACCGTGAAGCCCAGTCTTTGAGCGGCGGTGAAGCCCAGCGAATTCGATTAGCTACCCAAATAGGAACTCAGCTGGTAGGTGTACTTTACATTTTAGATGAACCCAGCATCGGGCTTCATCAACGCGATAACATCAAGCTTATCAAGTCACTGGAAACATTGCGGGATTTGGGGAATTCAGTTATAGTGGTTGAACATGATCGCGAAACTATTGAGCATGCCGATTTTGTGGTAGATTTGGGCCCCGGAGCCGGTGTAAATGGCGGACACATCGTAACCTCAGGCAAACCTGAGGAACTTGACCCCGACTCCGATACTGCCAAGTTTTTAAGAGATGAAGAAGCGATTGCCATCCCTGAGAAAAGAAGAAATGGAAATAAAAAATCCATCACAGTTAAAAATGCGCGCGGCCACAATTTGAAAAACCAGGATATGGAAATTCCTTTGGGGAAATTTATTGCAGTAACCGGTGTAAGTGGAAGCGGTAAAAGTTCACTTATTAATCAAACACTGGTTCCTATTCTGTCTAACTATTTTTATAAATCCAAAACGGTGCCACTGCCTTACGATTCTATTAAAGGAATCGACAACCTGGATAAAATTATTTCCATTGATCAAAGTCCTATTGGCCGAACCCCAAGATCAAATCCCGGAACTTATACCAAAGTATTTGACCATGTGCGGCGGTTATTTGCTGAACTGCCCGAATCCAAAATTCGCGGTTACGATCAGGGGCGCTTTTCTTTTAATGTGAAAGGTGGGCGGTGTGAATCTTGTAATGGGGATGGAGTTCGTAAAATTGAAATGAACTTCCTTCCGGATGTATATGTGACCTGCGAAACCTGTAATGGGAAACGATACAATAGGGAGACACTTGAGATCTACTATAAAGGGAAAAACATTTCAGACGTACTGAAGATGCCTATTAGTCAAGCTGCTGAATTTTTTGATGCCCAACCCGCTATCAGCCGAATTTTAGGAACACTCACCGATGTAGGACTGGGTTATCTCACGCTGGGACAATCCAGCACTACTCTTTCCGGCGGTGAGGC from Gracilimonas sp. harbors:
- the uvrA gene encoding excinuclease ABC subunit UvrA is translated as MQHNIVVRGAREHNLKNIDIDIPRDQLVVITGLSGSGKSSLAFDTIYAEGQRRFLESLSAYARQFLGMMERPAVDFIDGLSPVISIDQKTTNRNPRSTVGTVTEIYDFLRLLYARVGIPYSYKTGNKMEKQSADQVVQTIMDMPEGTKAYCLAPVVRGRKGHYRELFEQTIKQGFVSARIDGEFHDLEKDMKLDRYKTHNIEVVVDRFVISPKSEKRIAESIRLALEMADGNVILAIKDGDEIKDKLYSQNLFDPESGVAYEDPAPNLFSFNSPYGNCPKCEGLGYTYDVSWELLVPNKEQTIEEGGIRFLGAPRDIFVFKQLKAILNSFDLDFETPLKDFPDEALNIILHGSGDKKYSVSYDFKDNSVTYKHKFEGLRNTIIDQYHNSKSNKQRDKAKAFMDKVTCPECNGGRLNKEALSYKIDGYNIHDLVQKDIQQLRDTLYGINLTERQQTIGNQVLKEIRDRLDFLLNVGLNYLSLDREAQSLSGGEAQRIRLATQIGTQLVGVLYILDEPSIGLHQRDNIKLIKSLETLRDLGNSVIVVEHDRETIEHADFVVDLGPGAGVNGGHIVTSGKPEELDPDSDTAKFLRDEEAIAIPEKRRNGNKKSITVKNARGHNLKNQDMEIPLGKFIAVTGVSGSGKSSLINQTLVPILSNYFYKSKTVPLPYDSIKGIDNLDKIISIDQSPIGRTPRSNPGTYTKVFDHVRRLFAELPESKIRGYDQGRFSFNVKGGRCESCNGDGVRKIEMNFLPDVYVTCETCNGKRYNRETLEIYYKGKNISDVLKMPISQAAEFFDAQPAISRILGTLTDVGLGYLTLGQSSTTLSGGEAQRIKLARELSKVGTGDTLYVMDEPTTGLHFQDVRMLVDVIQRLVNKGNTVMVIEHNLDLIKAADWIIDLGPEGGASGGEIIATGTPEEIATIKHSYTGQFLKEEFDRLRKVTA